The following are encoded in a window of Microcaecilia unicolor chromosome 14, aMicUni1.1, whole genome shotgun sequence genomic DNA:
- the C14H14orf119 gene encoding uncharacterized protein C14orf119 homolog — MSLLPNSGITPHSYITGQEMKCVLHWFTGWTASQRERFLQDLVCKTVPGKVCSLELGLEHLVMADRPPSIFECQLRLWDQWFQSWAEDERNMFLHKLEEADPSFVARFYQEVAGTAGKA; from the coding sequence ATGTCGCTACTGCCAAATTCTGGTATCACCCCACATTCATACATCACTGGGCAGGAGATGAAATGTGTCCTACACTGGTTCACGGGCTGGACAGCTTCTCAGCGGGAGCGTTTCTTGCAGGACCTGGTATGCAAAACGGTGCCTGGGAAAGTGTGTTCCTTGGAGTTGGGACTGGAGCATTTGGTCATGGCAGATCGCCCTCCTAGCATCTTTGAGTGTCAGCTGCGTCTCTGGGACCAGTGGTTCCAGAGCTGGGCTGAAGATGAACGCAACATGTTTCTTCATAAGCTGGAGGAGGCCGACCCCAGCTTTGTGGCCAGGTTCTATCAAGAGGTAGCTGGCACTGCTGGTAAGGCATGA